A genome region from Leptospiraceae bacterium includes the following:
- a CDS encoding SpoIIE family protein phosphatase — MPNDILVSSRNLKWRYRITLFLSGGILLLTILVSFVFALHAEKINLYTEMLARGQQIQGALNKKVDLAQGHIVGMRRTVEKHLQYPNLSSDKTYAYLKKNARLAPSEAPWETLPETLQNEVGSLQINPSMKVSEKIFQRDISAVLAMLPAVVSKHKYRSIFQWSYYYDANKAWFLLFPRISRAEFLTVTGKNNMSSAIDFYFDADGTLPVVSVGPNKNPSRSHIWTPPYTDAGGKGRMVSLLAPVYLGEEYVGAVGTDVTLSILDSTFREIPPLLGRAIVVDNNHILLAESHNILIESKENVKLNMIIPSLTVDALQKMDEGKIIELENNLFITYSLTGTTWKLLIQVPQEEINMRLIGILRPFLLLAFGLFFSLFLLAWIQNRRFTQPALSLAEFVDRVSTNPNSEFPKVPRVWRHWFERVAKTAIERQNYLDVILKHASELENKVAERTIQLKEANTELKQTLTEVQTLKLQQDGDYYLMSLLIRPLVEIQYESSKVKLDFFIRQKKKFVFRNDLMDIGGDSNVCHSIKLGGKNFLIFINADSMGKSLQGAGGVLVFASVFKSIIERTKTENKTTNPKKWLLNLFLEIHKVFESFQGTMLISGIFCLLEEETGLLYYILSDHPPIVLYKDRKAKFLETNYTYPKLGLWILNNVKVKVETYRLKIGDCLILGSDGRDDISLGKDANNYPIINQDGNTFLRHVENAQGELPGIYKEILKMGEQYDDISMIRMERI; from the coding sequence ATGCCAAACGATATTTTAGTTTCTTCCCGCAATCTTAAATGGCGGTATCGAATCACCTTATTTTTAAGTGGGGGAATCCTCCTTTTAACAATTCTAGTTTCCTTTGTATTTGCATTGCATGCCGAAAAAATAAACCTGTATACAGAAATGTTAGCCCGCGGTCAGCAGATCCAAGGTGCGCTAAACAAAAAAGTTGATTTGGCACAAGGGCATATTGTAGGAATGCGGCGCACAGTAGAAAAACATTTACAATATCCAAACCTGTCTTCAGACAAAACCTACGCTTATTTAAAAAAAAACGCTCGTTTGGCTCCAAGTGAAGCGCCTTGGGAAACACTTCCGGAAACATTACAAAATGAAGTCGGTTCATTACAAATCAATCCTTCCATGAAGGTATCAGAAAAAATTTTCCAAAGAGATATAAGTGCGGTATTGGCAATGTTACCCGCAGTTGTTTCCAAACATAAATATCGCAGTATTTTTCAATGGAGTTATTACTATGATGCAAATAAAGCTTGGTTTTTACTTTTCCCAAGAATCTCCCGAGCAGAGTTTTTAACAGTTACGGGCAAAAATAATATGAGTTCTGCTATTGATTTTTATTTTGATGCAGATGGAACACTTCCTGTTGTCTCTGTTGGACCGAATAAAAATCCTTCTAGATCGCATATATGGACTCCACCTTATACAGATGCAGGTGGAAAAGGCAGAATGGTTTCACTGCTTGCACCAGTATACCTAGGAGAAGAATACGTAGGAGCTGTGGGGACTGACGTTACATTGAGTATTTTGGATTCTACCTTTCGGGAAATTCCACCTCTTCTAGGAAGAGCGATTGTTGTGGATAACAATCATATACTACTTGCTGAAAGTCATAATATACTTATTGAAAGTAAAGAAAATGTAAAGTTAAATATGATTATTCCTTCCCTAACAGTTGATGCATTACAAAAAATGGATGAGGGAAAAATTATTGAATTAGAGAATAATCTTTTTATAACTTATTCCTTAACTGGAACAACCTGGAAACTTTTGATTCAAGTTCCACAGGAAGAAATCAATATGCGGTTAATTGGAATTTTGCGACCATTTCTTTTACTCGCATTTGGATTGTTTTTTTCATTGTTCTTACTTGCTTGGATACAAAATCGTCGATTTACCCAACCGGCACTTAGTCTTGCTGAGTTTGTAGATAGGGTTAGCACTAATCCTAATTCTGAATTTCCGAAGGTTCCAAGAGTTTGGAGACATTGGTTTGAAAGAGTTGCAAAAACTGCCATTGAGCGTCAAAACTATCTAGACGTAATTCTAAAACATGCAAGTGAACTAGAGAACAAAGTAGCAGAAAGAACCATTCAATTAAAAGAAGCAAATACCGAATTAAAGCAAACTTTAACAGAAGTTCAAACTTTAAAATTACAACAAGATGGCGACTATTACTTAATGTCTCTTTTAATTAGACCCTTAGTTGAAATTCAATATGAAAGTAGTAAAGTCAAACTAGATTTTTTTATTCGCCAAAAAAAGAAATTTGTATTTCGTAACGATTTAATGGACATAGGTGGAGACAGCAATGTTTGTCATTCAATAAAACTAGGCGGAAAGAATTTTCTAATATTTATCAACGCAGACTCAATGGGTAAGTCGTTACAAGGAGCTGGAGGAGTATTGGTATTTGCCTCTGTATTCAAATCCATTATTGAACGCACCAAAACAGAGAATAAAACTACTAACCCGAAGAAGTGGCTCTTGAATTTATTTTTAGAAATACATAAAGTTTTTGAATCTTTTCAGGGAACCATGCTTATCTCTGGAATTTTTTGTTTACTAGAAGAAGAAACAGGATTATTGTATTACATTCTTTCCGATCATCCTCCCATTGTTTTATATAAAGATAGAAAAGCAAAATTTTTAGAGACTAATTACACTTATCCTAAATTGGGACTCTGGATTTTAAACAATGTAAAAGTGAAAGTTGAAACCTATCGTTTAAAAATTGGAGATTGTTTGATTCTCGGCTCTGATGGAAGGGATGACATTTCACTGGGAAAGGATGCAAATAATTATCCCATAATTAATCAGGACGGAAATACATTTCTCCGTCATGTAGAAAATGCTCAAGGTGAATTGCCTGGAATTTACAAAGAAATACTCAAGATGGGAGAACAATATGATGATATTTCGATGATTCGAATGGAACGAATCTAA